The Desmonostoc muscorum LEGE 12446 genome includes a region encoding these proteins:
- the atpH gene encoding ATP synthase F1 subunit delta: MTSQVATAEVAQPYAQALLSIAQSKNLTEEFGEDARTFLSLLRADKQLQNFFGNPFIQPESKKALIKQILGEGANPYLRNFLLILVDKRRIAFLEPILQQYLALLRQLNQTVLAEVTSAVPLTEAQQQAIIQKVIAITNARQVELETKVDSELIGGVIIKVGSQVIDASIRGQLRRLSLRLTSG; this comes from the coding sequence ATGACAAGTCAAGTAGCCACAGCCGAAGTAGCCCAGCCATATGCACAGGCACTTTTGTCAATAGCGCAATCGAAAAATTTGACAGAAGAGTTCGGGGAAGATGCGCGTACTTTCCTGAGCCTGCTGAGAGCAGACAAACAGCTACAAAACTTCTTTGGCAACCCGTTTATTCAGCCTGAGAGCAAAAAGGCTCTCATCAAACAAATACTTGGTGAAGGCGCTAATCCCTACTTACGCAATTTTTTGCTAATACTAGTAGATAAACGGCGCATTGCCTTCTTGGAACCGATTTTACAGCAATATCTGGCGCTGTTGCGGCAGCTGAACCAAACCGTATTAGCGGAAGTAACTTCAGCCGTTCCCCTCACAGAAGCTCAACAGCAAGCAATCATCCAAAAGGTTATCGCCATCACCAATGCTCGTCAGGTCGAACTGGAAACCAAAGTAGACAGCGAGTTAATTGGTGGCGTGATCATTAAAGTAGGTTCCCAAGTAATTGACGCCAGTATCCGGGGTCAGTTGCGCCGCCTTTCATTGCGCTTAACTAGTGGGTAG
- a CDS encoding F0F1 ATP synthase subunit B: MGIMGTFLLLAAEANAVGSELAEGAAEGGFGLNLDLFETNLINLAILVGILFYFGRKVLSNILNERQSNIATAIQEAEARLKEAKIALSQAQEQLTQSQAEAQRIRKSAEENAQKAKEALLAKAAQDVERLKQTAAADLNTETERAIAQLRQRVATLALQKVESQLKGGIADDAQQSLIDRSIAQLGGNV; the protein is encoded by the coding sequence ATGGGTATCATGGGCACATTCTTATTACTTGCCGCAGAAGCGAACGCTGTTGGCTCTGAATTGGCAGAAGGCGCAGCAGAGGGTGGTTTTGGTCTAAACCTAGACCTTTTTGAAACCAATCTCATCAATCTAGCGATTCTGGTTGGCATATTATTCTACTTCGGACGTAAAGTTTTAAGCAATATCCTGAACGAGCGACAATCCAATATTGCCACGGCAATTCAGGAAGCAGAAGCACGGTTAAAAGAGGCAAAGATTGCCCTCTCCCAAGCACAAGAGCAGTTAACCCAGTCTCAAGCAGAGGCACAACGCATCCGTAAATCTGCTGAAGAAAACGCCCAAAAAGCGAAAGAAGCTCTGTTAGCGAAGGCGGCGCAAGACGTAGAACGCTTGAAACAAACAGCAGCAGCGGATTTAAACACCGAAACAGAGCGAGCGATCGCTCAACTGCGGCAACGGGTAGCGACTCTAGCATTGCAAAAAGTCGAATCGCAACTCAAAGGCGGGATTGCCGACGATGCTCAACAAAGTTTAATTGACCGCAGCATCGCACAACTCGGAGGCAATGTATGA
- a CDS encoding F0F1 ATP synthase subunit B', with protein MFDFDATLPFMALQFLLLAALLNVIFYKPLTKVLDDRDNYIRTNTLDAKESLAKAERLAAEYEQQLADARRQSQATVEAAQVEAKKITAEKIAEAQKEAQSQREQAAVEIEQQKQEAMQTLEQRVDALSRQILEKLLGPTPVR; from the coding sequence ATGTTTGATTTCGATGCTACCTTGCCTTTCATGGCATTGCAGTTCCTGCTATTGGCAGCTTTGTTGAATGTAATTTTCTATAAGCCACTCACCAAGGTACTAGACGATCGCGATAACTATATCCGAACGAATACCCTTGATGCAAAGGAAAGCTTGGCGAAAGCTGAGCGTTTAGCCGCAGAATATGAGCAACAGCTCGCAGATGCTCGCAGACAATCGCAAGCTACTGTAGAAGCAGCTCAAGTAGAAGCGAAGAAAATTACTGCCGAAAAAATCGCTGAGGCCCAAAAAGAAGCTCAGTCTCAGCGAGAACAAGCTGCTGTTGAAATAGAACAACAAAAGCAGGAAGCAATGCAAACCTTAGAGCAACGAGTTGATGCTCTAAGCAGACAGATTCTAGAAAAACTATTGGGACCAACTCCAGTTAGATAA
- the atpE gene encoding ATP synthase F0 subunit C, translated as MDPLVQAASVLAAALAIGLAAIGPGIGQGNAAGQAVEGIARQPEAEGKIRGTLLLTLAFMESLTIYGLVIALVLLFANPFG; from the coding sequence ATGGATCCATTAGTTCAGGCTGCTTCAGTTCTCGCTGCTGCTTTAGCGATTGGTTTAGCTGCAATTGGCCCTGGTATTGGTCAAGGAAACGCTGCTGGACAAGCAGTAGAAGGTATTGCTCGTCAACCTGAAGCAGAAGGAAAAATTCGCGGTACTCTGCTATTAACCTTGGCATTCATGGAATCCTTGACTATCTATGGTCTAGTGATTGCCCTGGTATTGCTGTTTGCTAACCCCTTCGGCTAA
- the atpB gene encoding F0F1 ATP synthase subunit A yields the protein MQMLSLLNAFNSFPLAELEVGHHFYWQLGNLKIHGQVFLTSWFVISILVVASIAATRNAQRIPKGIQNLMEYALEFIRDLAKNQLGEKEYRPWVPFIGTLFLFIFVSNWSGALIPWKLIKLPSGELAAPTNDINTTVALALLTSLAYFYAGFSKRGLGYFKKYIEPTPVLLPIAILEDFTKPLSLSFRLFGNILADELVVAVLVLLVPLFVPLPVMALGLFTSAIQALVFATLAGAYIHEAMEGHGGEEHEEH from the coding sequence ATGCAAATGCTTAGTCTCTTAAACGCCTTTAATTCTTTTCCCCTCGCCGAATTAGAAGTAGGTCATCATTTCTACTGGCAGTTGGGCAATCTTAAAATTCATGGGCAAGTTTTTCTCACCTCATGGTTTGTGATTAGCATTTTAGTAGTGGCTTCAATAGCTGCTACTCGCAACGCCCAGAGAATTCCCAAGGGCATCCAAAATTTGATGGAATATGCCCTAGAGTTTATTCGAGATCTGGCAAAAAACCAACTTGGTGAGAAAGAGTACCGCCCTTGGGTGCCATTTATTGGTACTTTGTTCTTGTTTATTTTCGTATCGAACTGGTCAGGTGCGTTAATTCCCTGGAAGCTAATCAAGCTACCTTCGGGTGAATTGGCAGCTCCCACCAATGACATCAATACGACTGTTGCATTGGCACTGCTGACCTCTTTAGCGTACTTTTACGCGGGTTTTAGCAAGCGCGGTTTGGGCTACTTTAAGAAATATATAGAGCCAACACCTGTGCTGTTGCCGATCGCAATCCTAGAAGATTTTACTAAGCCCCTCTCCCTAAGCTTCCGTTTATTTGGCAATATATTAGCGGATGAATTGGTAGTAGCGGTGCTAGTCCTGCTAGTTCCTCTATTTGTACCTCTGCCTGTAATGGCCTTGGGTTTGTTTACTAGTGCCATTCAAGCCCTAGTTTTTGCAACCCTAGCCGGGGCATACATTCACGAGGCAATGGAAGGACACGGTGGAGAAGAGCATGAGGAGCATTAA
- a CDS encoding ATP synthase subunit I, protein MCSHHPLAVLVSSPVSLSEEPIAPTPTTRQDAKTDSENAESDNTMGEFYQLFQKLLVITLVLTGIIFISVWIFYSLNIALNYLIGACTGVVYLKMLAKDVEQLGSEKTRLSKTRFAVFIGVFVLATQWHELKILPIFLGFLTYKATLLVYTVQTAFIPDS, encoded by the coding sequence ATGTGCAGTCATCATCCGTTAGCTGTACTAGTTTCGAGTCCCGTGAGCTTGTCAGAAGAACCAATTGCACCAACTCCGACGACACGACAAGATGCTAAAACTGATTCTGAAAACGCAGAATCAGATAACACTATGGGAGAGTTTTATCAACTCTTTCAGAAGTTATTGGTAATCACACTTGTCTTGACGGGGATTATTTTTATCTCTGTGTGGATTTTTTATTCCTTAAACATTGCTCTCAATTATTTGATTGGAGCGTGTACAGGTGTGGTTTACTTAAAAATGCTGGCTAAAGATGTTGAGCAGCTCGGTAGTGAGAAAACCCGCCTGAGCAAAACTCGCTTTGCTGTGTTTATTGGGGTGTTTGTATTAGCAACTCAATGGCATGAGCTAAAGATTTTGCCTATATTTTTGGGATTTTTAACCTACAAAGCCACGCTCCTCGTCTATACGGTGCAAACTGCGTTCATTCCTGATTCTTAA
- a CDS encoding class I SAM-dependent methyltransferase, with protein MSDSQTVSAAVAKLYNTYPFPPEALLDEPPPGYNWRWNWLAAYNFCTGQKPQKQDIRILDAGCGTGVSTEYLVHLNPQASVVGIDLSSGALDVAKERCQRSGANRVEFHHLSLFDAEQLSGEFDLINCVGVLHHTVDPIAGIQALAKKLAPGGLMHIFVYGELGRWEIQLMQKAIALLQGDKKGDYRDGVQVGRKIFNSLPENNRIVKYEKQRWSLENHKDEHFADMYVHPQEIDYNIETLFELIDASGLEFIGFSNPSFWDLERLLAKAPELVERAQGLSDRQLYRLIELLDPEVSHYEFFLGRPPLIKADWSNDNALLAAIGELNPCIEGFPSQSFFNHDYQIVKLSVPEFEFMQRCDANSTVAEILAGVELDLDGVRKLVQQQLILLTPA; from the coding sequence ATGTCCGATTCCCAAACTGTTAGTGCTGCTGTTGCCAAACTCTACAATACCTACCCCTTTCCGCCAGAAGCCTTGTTGGATGAACCACCCCCAGGCTACAATTGGCGCTGGAATTGGCTAGCTGCTTATAACTTTTGCACAGGTCAAAAACCCCAAAAGCAAGATATCCGCATTCTAGATGCTGGTTGCGGTACGGGTGTGAGTACAGAGTACTTGGTTCACCTCAATCCCCAGGCTTCTGTTGTAGGAATTGACCTCAGTAGTGGTGCTTTGGATGTAGCAAAAGAACGTTGTCAGCGTTCTGGTGCTAACCGCGTTGAGTTTCATCACCTCAGCTTGTTTGATGCCGAACAACTATCGGGTGAGTTTGATTTAATTAACTGCGTTGGTGTTTTGCACCATACCGTCGATCCGATCGCTGGTATTCAAGCCTTGGCGAAAAAGCTAGCCCCAGGTGGCTTGATGCACATTTTTGTCTACGGAGAATTGGGACGCTGGGAAATTCAACTCATGCAAAAAGCGATCGCACTTCTCCAAGGTGACAAAAAAGGCGACTACCGCGATGGTGTCCAAGTCGGACGAAAGATATTTAACTCCTTACCAGAAAATAATCGAATTGTCAAGTACGAAAAACAGCGTTGGTCATTAGAAAATCACAAAGATGAACACTTTGCTGATATGTACGTTCATCCCCAGGAAATTGACTACAACATCGAGACGCTGTTTGAATTAATTGATGCTTCGGGATTGGAGTTTATTGGTTTCTCGAATCCGAGTTTTTGGGATTTGGAGAGACTTTTGGCTAAAGCACCAGAGTTGGTAGAACGGGCACAAGGATTGAGCGATCGCCAACTGTATCGTCTGATAGAATTACTAGATCCAGAAGTTAGCCATTACGAGTTTTTCCTCGGTCGTCCTCCCCTAATTAAAGCCGATTGGTCAAACGATAACGCCCTATTGGCAGCCATTGGCGAACTTAATCCTTGTATTGAGGGATTTCCCAGTCAATCTTTCTTTAATCACGATTACCAGATTGTGAAATTGTCAGTTCCAGAGTTTGAATTTATGCAAAGGTGTGATGCTAATTCCACAGTGGCAGAAATTTTGGCAGGTGTGGAACTGGACTTAGATGGAGTAAGAAAGCTTGTGCAACAGCAGTTGATTTTATTGACACCAGCTTAA
- a CDS encoding vWA domain-containing protein yields MAVGFPEFVENPENRCPVILLLDTSGSMSGQPIQELNRGLAAFKEDVVKDSQASLSVEVAMITFGPIVKLTQDFVTIDQFTPPTLEVGGLTPMGAAIEYALDFLENRKQTYKDNGILYYRPWVFLITDGEPSDYWQSAAQRLREAEAQGRLSFFAVGVIGADMNILKQISPPQRPPVTLNGLDFRELFVWLSASMKRVSSGKVGQAVALPPMGWGQITS; encoded by the coding sequence ATGGCTGTAGGATTCCCTGAATTTGTTGAAAATCCAGAAAATCGTTGTCCTGTAATTCTCTTACTCGATACTTCTGGCTCTATGTCAGGTCAGCCTATCCAAGAGTTAAATCGAGGACTTGCTGCTTTCAAAGAAGATGTAGTAAAAGATTCTCAAGCATCGCTGAGTGTGGAAGTAGCCATGATTACATTTGGTCCCATAGTTAAACTCACACAAGACTTTGTAACGATTGACCAATTTACACCGCCTACATTGGAAGTAGGTGGTTTAACCCCAATGGGTGCGGCGATTGAGTATGCTTTGGATTTTCTAGAAAACCGCAAACAGACTTATAAAGACAACGGTATTCTCTATTATCGCCCTTGGGTGTTTTTGATTACAGACGGAGAGCCGTCAGACTACTGGCAGTCAGCAGCGCAAAGGTTGAGAGAAGCAGAAGCACAAGGCCGACTGTCATTTTTTGCGGTTGGTGTAATTGGTGCTGATATGAATATCCTCAAGCAAATTTCCCCTCCTCAACGTCCACCAGTTACACTAAATGGCTTAGATTTTCGTGAGTTGTTTGTCTGGCTTTCTGCTTCAATGAAACGGGTTTCTAGTGGCAAAGTAGGGCAAGCTGTAGCTTTACCGCCTATGGGATGGGGTCAAATTACCAGTTAG
- a CDS encoding PP2C family serine/threonine-protein phosphatase, translated as MNWKWKAVADSATGTSHQNQKIPCQDYGYYRIFDDVIVGAVADGAGSAKHSDVGSKLAVKTVIKCFSDINESPQKQAFSQPLSKEEAEKVFVKIVNQVIAELQKEAAKEYYSVNDLACTLLVFMATPDCLAAMQIGDGFIVLRSEESEYQLLFQPDKGEFANETTFITSQNALQEMQVEVISQKQEFICASTDGLEKVAIRLRDWKPFPPFFKPLEEYLQEIDNPEEDKYLTEFLNSERLNSRTDDDKTLLLCLFHRE; from the coding sequence GTGAATTGGAAATGGAAAGCTGTTGCGGATTCTGCTACCGGAACAAGTCATCAAAACCAGAAGATACCTTGTCAAGATTATGGATATTATCGCATCTTTGATGATGTGATTGTAGGCGCTGTTGCTGATGGCGCTGGTAGTGCTAAACATTCTGATGTTGGTTCTAAGTTGGCGGTAAAAACGGTAATCAAATGCTTTTCTGATATTAATGAATCTCCTCAGAAGCAAGCTTTTTCTCAACCACTTTCCAAAGAAGAAGCCGAGAAAGTGTTTGTTAAGATTGTGAACCAAGTTATTGCAGAATTACAAAAGGAAGCAGCTAAAGAATATTATTCTGTCAATGATTTAGCTTGTACGTTGTTGGTTTTTATGGCGACTCCTGACTGCCTTGCAGCTATGCAAATCGGGGATGGATTTATTGTGTTGCGTTCCGAAGAGTCAGAGTATCAACTGTTGTTTCAGCCAGATAAAGGTGAGTTTGCTAATGAAACAACCTTTATCACCTCACAAAATGCATTACAAGAAATGCAGGTAGAAGTTATTTCCCAAAAACAAGAGTTTATTTGTGCTTCCACTGATGGACTAGAAAAAGTAGCAATTCGCTTGAGGGACTGGAAACCTTTCCCACCTTTCTTTAAACCTTTGGAGGAATACTTGCAAGAAATTGATAATCCAGAAGAAGATAAATATCTAACGGAATTCCTCAACTCCGAGCGTCTAAATTCTCGCACTGACGATGATAAAACCTTACTTTTGTGCTTGTTTCATAGAGAGTAA
- a CDS encoding helix-hairpin-helix domain-containing protein, with the protein MTVLTCASTGQSITLLGEPIANSGEGKVWRTNRNGYLAKIYHDQKPERVQKLAVMIAHRPKEPNSHLNHISFAWPKSVLKNAQGDFVGFLMPEIKEAKQLIDVYNFQKRKTLKLDVDWRFLHTTTLNIASIIEAIHTCGYVLGDIKPENILVNDRALPSIIDTDSFQVRNPVNGKIYRCEVGSENFTPPELIGKDFHSTDQTEVHDRFRLAVIIYRLLFSGQSPFVGKWIGAGEDPKPEERIRGGLWIYTPNNLIQPTNITIPLEIVHPEVQRCFFKCFNDGYQNPNLRPTAGDWVKALRQGYFILKSCLSVSSPKEHKR; encoded by the coding sequence ATGACAGTTCTTACCTGTGCCAGTACGGGTCAATCGATTACTCTGCTGGGTGAACCAATAGCTAATAGCGGTGAAGGTAAGGTTTGGCGAACTAATCGCAATGGTTACTTAGCAAAAATTTACCACGACCAAAAACCTGAGCGAGTGCAAAAGTTAGCGGTGATGATAGCGCACCGACCCAAAGAACCAAATTCTCACCTCAATCATATTTCTTTTGCTTGGCCTAAGTCGGTTTTGAAAAATGCTCAGGGTGATTTCGTGGGCTTTTTGATGCCGGAAATTAAGGAAGCGAAACAACTTATTGATGTATACAACTTCCAGAAAAGAAAGACCTTGAAACTTGACGTTGATTGGCGTTTTCTCCACACAACGACACTGAATATTGCCTCAATTATTGAAGCAATTCACACTTGTGGCTATGTTTTGGGTGACATCAAGCCGGAAAATATTCTTGTTAACGATCGCGCTTTACCTTCAATCATTGATACTGATTCGTTTCAGGTTCGGAATCCGGTAAATGGTAAGATTTATCGTTGTGAAGTTGGTTCAGAAAATTTTACACCACCGGAACTGATTGGCAAAGATTTTCATAGTACCGATCAAACAGAAGTACACGATCGCTTCCGGTTAGCAGTAATTATCTATCGCTTGTTGTTTAGTGGTCAAAGTCCTTTTGTGGGAAAGTGGATAGGTGCTGGTGAAGATCCGAAACCTGAAGAAAGAATTCGTGGTGGTTTATGGATTTATACACCAAATAATCTTATTCAACCTACAAATATCACAATTCCCCTTGAGATTGTTCACCCAGAGGTTCAGCGATGTTTTTTCAAGTGCTTTAATGATGGTTATCAAAATCCTAATTTGCGCCCAACCGCTGGGGATTGGGTAAAGGCGCTTAGACAGGGCTATTTCATTCTAAAAAGCTGCTTGAGTGTGTCTAGTCCAAAAGAACATAAACGTTGA
- a CDS encoding type II toxin-antitoxin system VapC family toxin, protein MITFEEKVKGWLNIINKYNNQTSKYEKLIWGYKGLSDELEYFKNIKLLEFDTRACNFYAELVRQKIRIGTQDLRIAAITLSVNGILVTRNRRDFEKVPNLCLEDWTIS, encoded by the coding sequence GTGATTACATTTGAGGAGAAAGTTAAAGGATGGCTGAATATTATCAACAAATATAATAATCAAACTTCTAAGTATGAAAAATTAATATGGGGATACAAGGGTTTAAGCGATGAATTAGAATATTTCAAAAATATAAAATTACTTGAATTTGATACTAGAGCTTGTAATTTTTATGCTGAATTAGTTAGGCAAAAAATCCGTATTGGTACTCAAGATTTACGAATTGCAGCAATTACGCTCTCAGTAAATGGGATTTTAGTAACCCGCAACCGGAGAGATTTTGAAAAAGTGCCTAATTTGTGTTTAGAAGATTGGACTATATCTTAA
- a CDS encoding 2-phosphosulfolactate phosphatase, which translates to MIYDQSEFDLRCEWGAQGVFQLACISDVVIIVDVLSFSTCVEIANNNGAIIFPYAYRDESVIDYAKSLQAELASHRQRWTTSGYSLSPKSVEQIPAGTRLVLPSPNGSFLTLHTGNTPTLAGCLRNCQAVAEFAQKYGDKIAVIPAGERWKDDGSLRPAFEDLIGAGAIISYLRGSLSPEAEAAVAAFQAFQQDLLGYLKKCSSGKELIEKGFESDVELAAAFNVSDCVPLLTNNAYVNSSYRVN; encoded by the coding sequence ATGATTTACGACCAATCAGAGTTTGATTTACGCTGTGAATGGGGCGCACAAGGAGTTTTTCAACTTGCTTGTATCAGTGATGTAGTGATAATAGTTGACGTTCTCTCTTTTTCTACTTGTGTAGAAATTGCTAATAATAATGGTGCGATCATTTTTCCCTACGCATATAGAGATGAATCAGTTATAGATTATGCCAAGTCACTACAAGCAGAGTTGGCGAGTCATAGACAACGTTGGACAACAAGTGGATATTCTCTTTCCCCAAAGTCAGTAGAACAGATTCCTGCTGGAACTAGATTAGTTTTGCCTTCACCTAATGGTTCTTTTTTGACTTTACATACTGGAAATACACCAACTTTGGCTGGCTGCTTGCGAAATTGCCAAGCTGTAGCCGAGTTTGCCCAAAAGTATGGCGATAAAATCGCTGTGATTCCTGCTGGTGAGAGGTGGAAAGATGATGGTAGCCTAAGGCCTGCATTTGAAGATTTGATTGGTGCTGGGGCAATTATTAGCTATTTACGTGGTAGTTTATCCCCAGAAGCCGAAGCAGCGGTGGCAGCATTTCAAGCTTTCCAGCAGGATTTATTAGGATACTTGAAAAAATGCAGTTCTGGTAAAGAGTTGATAGAAAAAGGTTTTGAGTCAGATGTTGAACTGGCGGCTGCTTTTAATGTTAGTGATTGTGTGCCTTTATTGACTAATAATGCTTATGTTAATTCTAGTTATAGAGTTAATTGA